In Elusimicrobiota bacterium, the following are encoded in one genomic region:
- a CDS encoding phosphodiester glycosidase family protein, producing the protein MISCQSMHAMNLGLQWYLPVYGISGINLMGSRGYKIHKIFVYVLLLLVFLCITVNAEDIWEYPYPGVKYLHRTTTEPFDIYAVVIDLNNPNLEFYVTPEPEKRCQVSTFADLQKCVVAVNGDFFKLHETTANAKYPFYSAAGLCVSNGIQWTTCNYEYGKPSRKTYTLVIDSMNHTSLVPILKNKPDNCGEGWNIVSGKPVIVTSGTLAAIQTYNGSNLAQRHPRTSCGVSQDGKQLILAVV; encoded by the coding sequence ATGATAAGTTGTCAATCGATGCATGCGATGAACTTGGGATTGCAATGGTATTTACCGGTATACGGCATTTCAGGCATTAATTTAATGGGTTCCCGGGGTTATAAAATACACAAAATATTCGTGTACGTACTTCTACTTCTTGTATTTTTGTGTATTACTGTTAATGCTGAAGATATATGGGAATATCCGTATCCCGGAGTTAAGTATCTTCACCGTACAACCACGGAGCCGTTTGATATCTACGCCGTGGTTATTGACTTAAACAATCCTAACCTCGAGTTTTATGTAACTCCTGAGCCTGAAAAACGTTGTCAAGTATCAACGTTTGCGGACCTGCAAAAATGCGTGGTCGCAGTAAACGGCGATTTTTTTAAACTCCACGAGACCACTGCGAATGCTAAGTATCCGTTTTATTCAGCAGCCGGGCTGTGCGTGTCAAACGGTATACAGTGGACTACCTGTAATTATGAATACGGTAAGCCCAGCCGGAAAACATACACGCTTGTGATTGATTCCATGAACCATACGAGCCTAGTTCCTATACTAAAAAATAAACCTGACAACTGCGGAGAGGGATGGAATATTGTTTCCGGGAAGCCTGTTATAGTTACCAGCGGAACTTTAGCTGCGATACAAACATATAACGGCAGTAACCTCGCTCAACGTCATCCTCGTACTTCCTGCGGGGTGTCACAGGATGGGAAACAGTTGATCCTCGCGGTAGTG
- the purH gene encoding bifunctional phosphoribosylaminoimidazolecarboxamide formyltransferase/IMP cyclohydrolase, whose translation MDKKFALISVSDKTGVVAFAKELTALGYNIISTGGTAKELAANSVAVTKIDDVTGFPEILDGRVKTLNPRIFGGILAKRNDKHLAELAKHKIALIDVVVCNLYPFEKTVSKLGVSEADAVENIDIGGVTLLRAAAKNFESVTIVCDAGDYIETSELLKSGKLDREYRKKLAAKAFRHTAYYDSVISSYFTENNVIPSEIAIGIKRQAKLRYGENPHQEGALYKISAGVGLMSNGVADAVQLQGKELSFNNYLDLEASWSIVNEYEEPACVIVKHNNPCGVAVAKSLKSAYLSALLCDPVSAFGGILGFNREVDAATAEEIIKIFVECVIAPKIDGAAKTVFAKKKNLRVLELALPKKDVHKLIDYRLISGGMLVQGKDTLIGLDDLKVVTKRQPTKEELDSLKFAWVVSKNVKSNAIILSMGTQTIGIGAGQMSRIDSLNIAVSKMSQIDKMSVQYPVSQPVVLASDAFFPFDDVVRAGAKSGVKAIIQPGGSINDKLSIDACDELGIAMVFTGIRHFRH comes from the coding sequence ATGGACAAAAAGTTCGCGCTTATTAGTGTGTCAGACAAAACCGGGGTTGTAGCGTTTGCTAAAGAATTAACCGCACTGGGGTACAACATAATCTCAACCGGCGGGACGGCGAAAGAGTTAGCGGCTAATTCTGTGGCAGTTACAAAGATTGATGACGTTACGGGCTTCCCTGAAATCCTTGATGGGCGTGTGAAAACGTTGAACCCGCGGATATTCGGGGGGATACTCGCGAAACGTAATGACAAACATTTAGCTGAACTTGCGAAGCATAAGATCGCGCTGATTGATGTTGTGGTATGCAACCTTTACCCGTTTGAGAAAACTGTTTCAAAATTAGGGGTTAGTGAAGCTGATGCTGTTGAGAATATTGATATTGGAGGGGTAACACTTTTACGTGCAGCAGCAAAAAATTTTGAGTCCGTTACTATTGTGTGTGACGCAGGGGATTATATTGAAACATCAGAACTTTTAAAATCAGGGAAGCTTGACCGTGAGTACCGCAAAAAATTAGCGGCAAAAGCATTCCGTCATACTGCGTACTATGATTCGGTTATTAGCAGTTACTTCACCGAAAATAATGTTATTCCGTCTGAGATAGCAATCGGTATCAAACGCCAGGCGAAACTGCGTTACGGTGAGAACCCTCATCAGGAAGGTGCGTTATACAAAATATCAGCCGGGGTGGGGTTAATGAGTAACGGCGTGGCTGATGCTGTGCAACTGCAAGGGAAAGAGTTGTCATTCAATAATTACCTTGATCTGGAAGCTTCATGGAGTATTGTAAATGAATACGAAGAACCTGCCTGTGTGATCGTAAAACATAACAACCCGTGTGGTGTGGCAGTTGCTAAAAGCCTTAAATCCGCGTACTTATCAGCATTACTCTGCGACCCTGTATCCGCGTTTGGAGGAATTCTGGGGTTTAACCGTGAAGTAGATGCTGCAACTGCGGAAGAAATTATTAAGATATTCGTAGAATGCGTTATTGCTCCAAAGATTGATGGCGCTGCAAAAACCGTATTTGCAAAGAAAAAAAATTTACGTGTACTGGAACTCGCGTTACCAAAAAAAGATGTACATAAACTTATAGATTATCGGCTGATCTCCGGAGGGATGCTGGTACAGGGGAAGGATACGTTGATCGGGCTTGATGACCTGAAAGTTGTTACTAAACGCCAGCCGACAAAAGAGGAACTCGATTCACTAAAATTCGCGTGGGTTGTCAGTAAAAACGTTAAATCCAACGCCATAATCCTTTCAATGGGTACCCAAACCATTGGTATTGGTGCGGGACAGATGTCAAGGATTGATTCATTAAATATTGCGGTATCAAAAATGAGTCAAATTGATAAAATGTCAGTACAGTATCCGGTCTCACAGCCGGTAGTGTTGGCATCAGACGCGTTTTTCCCGTTTGATGATGTTGTCCGTGCAGGAGCAAAATCAGGGGTGAAAGCTATTATCCAACCCGGTGGGAGTATCAATGATAAGTTGTCAATCGATGCATGCGATGAACTTGGGATTGCAATGGTATTTACCGGTATACGGCATTTCAGGCATTAA